Proteins encoded together in one Fusobacterium perfoetens window:
- a CDS encoding murein L,D-transpeptidase catalytic domain family protein produces MKKLIIAMLFISLGIIANGEGKKNIKRVDTEKIKIEKTSLKELGEDKFYKRLNEKDLDYNVFKMAIKGYRKIKVKNDDNIIIIDFSKDSIEKRFYFIDLENGKIRYKTYVTHGKNSGAEKAISFSNHPNSYKSSIGFFLTRSHYNGAYGYSIRLKGLEEEFNSNAIIRGIVIHGSKEAEEKYIERYGFLGRTEGCPALPLGISREIMEKIPDNTVLFIYGEEEKYFKKSKFLK; encoded by the coding sequence ATGAAAAAATTAATCATAGCAATGCTTTTTATAAGTCTTGGAATTATAGCTAATGGAGAGGGTAAAAAAAATATAAAGAGGGTAGATACAGAGAAAATAAAAATAGAAAAAACTTCTCTTAAGGAGCTTGGAGAGGATAAATTTTACAAAAGATTAAATGAAAAAGATTTAGATTACAATGTTTTTAAAATGGCTATAAAAGGTTATAGAAAAATAAAAGTTAAAAATGATGATAACATTATTATAATAGATTTTTCAAAGGATTCAATAGAAAAAAGATTTTATTTTATAGATTTAGAAAATGGAAAAATAAGATATAAAACCTATGTTACCCACGGAAAAAACAGTGGAGCTGAAAAAGCTATAAGTTTTTCTAACCACCCAAACTCATATAAAAGTTCAATAGGATTTTTTTTAACGAGAAGTCATTATAATGGAGCATATGGATATTCCATAAGACTTAAAGGTTTAGAAGAGGAGTTTAATTCAAACGCTATTATAAGGGGAATTGTAATTCACGGGTCAAAGGAGGCAGAGGAAAAATATATTGAAAGATATGGATTTTTGGGAAGAACCGAGGGGTGTCCAGCTCTCCCACTTGGGATTTCAAGGGAGATAATGGAAAAAATTCCAGACAATACAGTGCTTTTTATCTACGGAGAAGAGGAAAAATATTTTAAAAAAAGTAAATTTTTAAAATAG